The Cololabis saira isolate AMF1-May2022 chromosome 18, fColSai1.1, whole genome shotgun sequence genome contains the following window.
tgcagccacctatagccacctgcagtcacctatagccacctatagtcacctatagccacctgcagccacctatagccacctgcagccacctatagccacctgcagccacctatagtcacctgcagccacctatatccacctgcagtcacctatagccacctatagccacctgcagccacccatagccacctatagccacctgcagccacctatagccgcCTGCAGCCATttatagccacttatagccacctatagcaacctgcagccacctatagccccctgcaaccacctatagccacctgcagccacctatagccacctgcagccacccatagccacctgcaaccacctatagccacctgcagccacctgcagccacctacagcaatctgcaaccacctgcagccacctacatccacctacagccacctccagaaacctgcagccacctatagccccctgcaaccacctatagccacctgcagccacctacagcaatctgcagccacctatagccccctgcaaccacctgcagccacctccagaaacctgcagccacctatagccccctgcaaccacctatagccacctgcagccacctacagcaatctgcagccacctatagtcccctgcaaccacctgcagccacctccagaaacctgcagccacctatagccccctgcaaccacctatagccacctgcagccacctacagcaatctgcaaccacctgcagccacctacatccacctacagccacctccagaaacctgcagccacctatagccccctgcaaccacctatagccacctgcagccacctacagcaatctgcagccacctatagccacctacagccacctccagaaacctgcagccacctatagccccctgcaaccacctatagccacctgcagccacctacagcaatctgcagccacctatagccacctacagccacctccagaaacctgcagccacctatagccccctgcaaccacctatagccacctgcagccacctacagccacctccagaaacctgcagccacctatagccccctgcaaccacttatagccacctgcagccacttatagctccctgcagccacctatagccacctgcagccacctgcagccacctatagccacctatagccacctgcagccacctgcagccacctatggtcacctgcagccacctacatccacctacagccacctccagcaacctgcagccacctatagccacctacaaccacctacagccacctgcagccacctatagccacctacaaccacctacagccacctatagccaaatGCCGAAAATCGGGGCTGTTATGCACTGCAATGTGTACATGTCAGAGTGATGACCAATGTCCTTGTTTAAATGTGGAGTTGTAGTCCTCAAGCATACCAAGGCAATGGGTAACCAAAGAACTTGGAAAAGGActgcagaaagaaatactaatcaaaatgaaattccaaagacaaatggcacacaagcaaactagaaaggtataaaaacaatttaccaaaacaaatgacctatggaacttacagaagaagagagatgaaagcaaagcaattcagctagaaacatgaaagaaaatatacagaaacaagatctgatctgtagaactgttcaagggaagtttcatgtttttttttccctattcacTTAAATTTTTCGATTTTTGAATTAAGAGCATTATGCtttgtttgcataaaaaaatgaattctcagacaacttgcaatggtgtttttcttaattattatgtaatatggaatacatcacatatcatatacacactggtaacatttaagagtgatattgactgaatatttatgtcggccttaaaaatgacacaaataatgcttaatttcaccttaaaagttggtattttgcatatatatatacataaaaaggcactgagcctccactatatccttgctctgaccctagactatagatctagacacttaattcatcatctttgaatgcctacttacaaaaaaacttggggaaaatggtccaacgactgagcaagacaggcagtttggcggccattttgatatgcaaattagaaggtcaaaaactcaaaattttgctCGGGTAccattttttttggattcagcacccttgaaatatgtaaagtaggccggttcccgacttgtacccataaatgctccttacatTCACTTTTTGGTACATCCCGTCTAGTCTACAAGGCTGCTCAGCCTGCACATGTTTCCAAGCAGACTGTAATTTATAAAGCAAACTAGCTCTAGATTTATGTGTTTTCAAAGAAACAGATTTCCCACTactggtatttaaaaaaaaaaaaaaaagcagccacTGTTGCTGTCTGGAAATGCAACTGTGGTAACTAAAATAATACTTAATACTGATGAAATGGAGGTTGGGAGTCATATATTACAAAATGTATTCgtacaattatacaaaaaaatcgACAGTTGACTCCCTGTTTTTGTTCCTCCCGTGTTTTTCAGCCCAGGAGTGTGGAGGCTCTCCCTGTCCCAGCTCGTGTCCCGATCTCAATAAGTCCCAGACTCTGAGTCCCCCATCAGACACTGGAGCAGTGCTCGTGGAAGTCTGTTGTCTGCTTGTGTTGGCAGTTGATAATAAGGTAATATTTCAGATGTGAGAGCTGCACACAATAAATTTAAATCCCAAGCGATCTACAGTAGAAATCACTACAGAAGCTATCGGCAAAGATCCCGTTAAGTTTGATTTACTGATATTTGGACAGTCCAGGAAAATGGAAAACTGGTTTAAAGTCTTGTAATAGTAAATAAGAGAAAAGAAGCAGAATTTGGCTAATCATGATGCACTTATTTGTCGCAGGTGATGTCAAGTTgaccttttttctgttttgttttttttaggctGCAGCAGAGGAGTTGTGTCTTTTGCTCAGCCAGGTTTTTCAAATTGTTTACACAGAGTCAACTATTGACTTCTTAGACAGAGCCATTTTTGACGGAGCAACTACGCCTACCAGACACCTGTCCCTGTACAGCGGTAAGGACTTAAaaccacatttgttttacttaataaatgtcatgaaatgtaaatataCTATAATATTACTTGGCTTCTGCAGGTATTTTCGCCCCATTTTCTCAAGCTGCTGAACTTTCAGAACTTATACTAACTActcaaatgtaatttttttgttttgtctattCTGAAATTTTCGAAGATGACTCTTCAAGTAAAGTGGATGTTAAAGAGGCTTTTGAGGCAGAAGGCAGCCCTTTGTAAGTACATCACTCCTGGGTCACCAATCAAGACACTAAGTTGCTTTCACTGACAGTAGTTGAGTTTCTTGTTGCTTACAAGTCGTGGATTTCCTCAGTCCTTTTCAGGCCACTATGGATACAGAAGGAAGTTCTCCATCTGCATCCACCCCAGCATCCCCTCAAACGAAGACTGCTAGTGAAGGCGAACTCAGTACCACAGCTGCAGAGCTGTTGCAGGACTATATGACCACAGTATGGCATTTAATCTTTATTAGAAATAGTGAAAGCTTATAtaattcactttttttcctaatatttattcctttttcttctccttttagttACGGACAAAGCTGTCATCACAAGAGATCCAGCAGTTTGCCACGCTGCTCCATGAATACCGTAATGGTGCCTCCATTCATGAGTTCTGCATAAATCTGCGACAACTCTATGGGGACAGCAGGAAATTCCTCCTACTCGGTGGATAACAGCATCCTGAAGCTAATATTCCATCACCAGCACAAAATTTAGCCAGAAATTGAAATTGTTTTTGTTCTAGCACAGTTAGACAATACTCACTAAATCACGTGTAAAACAAGTGATGCATGCGCTTCAATGTGCATTAGTTCTAAAAGATACGTCTTGTCCTGACAGGATTACGGCCCTTCATTCCCGAGAAGGACAGCCAGCACTTTGAGAACTTCCTCGAGACCATTGGAGTGAAGGACGGCCGAGGTATCATAACGGACAGTTTTGGCCGCTGCAGGCGTACGGCCAGCTCCGCTTCGGATTCTACCACCAACGGCAACGGAGCGGCGGGAGGAAGCAGCGACAGCGCAGCTTCGGACGAGGGCCAGGACACCTCGGAGGGCGACGAATGGGACCGTATGATCACGGATATCAGCAACGACATCGAAGCTCTGGGCTGTAGCATGGACCAGGAGGCA
Protein-coding sequences here:
- the ccm2 gene encoding cerebral cavernous malformations protein 2 homolog isoform X4; translation: MEDDVKKVKKPGIVSPFKRVFLKGEKGRDKKALEKSTERRALHTVSLSQPDHRIDPDILLNDYIEKEVKYLGQLTSVPGYLNPSSRTEVLQLIDNARKSHQLAGQLTTEQDAVVSLSAYNIKLVWRDGEDIILRVPIHDIAAVSYIRDDSLHLVVLKTAQECGGSPCPSSCPDLNKSQTLSPPSDTGAVLVEVCCLLVLAVDNKAAAEELCLLLSQVFQIVYTESTIDFLDRAIFDGATTPTRHLSLYSDDSSSKVDVKEAFEAEGSPFPFQATMDTEGSSPSASTPASPQTKTASEGELSTTAAELLQDYMTTLRTKLSSQEIQQFATLLHEYRLRPFIPEKDSQHFENFLETIGVKDGRGIITDSFGRCRRTASSASDSTTNGNGAAGGSSDSAASDEGQDTSEGDEWDRMITDISNDIEALGCSMDQEAVTP
- the ccm2 gene encoding cerebral cavernous malformations protein 2 homolog isoform X3 yields the protein MEDDVKKVKKPGIVSPFKRVFLKGEKGRDKKALEKSTERRALHTVSLSQPDHRIDPDILLNDYIEKEVKYLGQLTSVPGYLNPSSRTEVLQLIDNARKSHQLAGQLTTEQDAVVSLSAYNIKLVWRDGEDIILRVPIHDIAAVSYIRDDSLHLVVLKTAQECGGSPCPSSCPDLNKSQTLSPPSDTGAVLVEVCCLLVLAVDNKAAAEELCLLLSQVFQIVYTESTIDFLDRAIFDGATTPTRHLSLYSDDSSSKVDVKEAFEAEGSPFPFQATMDTEGSSPSASTPASPQTKTASEGELSTTAAELLQDYMTTLRTKLSSQEIQQFATLLHEYRNGLRPFIPEKDSQHFENFLETIGVKDGRGIITDSFGRCRRTASSASDSTTNGNGAAGGSSDSAASDEGQDTSEGDEWDRMITDISNDIEALGCSMDQEAVTP
- the ccm2 gene encoding cerebral cavernous malformations protein 2 homolog isoform X2, which encodes MENEPGIVSPFKRVFLKGEKGRDKKALEKSTERRALHTVSLSQPDHRIDPDILLNDYIEKEVKYLGQLTSVPGYLNPSSRTEVLQLIDNARKSHQLAGQLTTEQDAVVSLSAYNIKLVWRDGEDIILRVPIHDIAAVSYIRDDSLHLVVLKTAQECGGSPCPSSCPDLNKSQTLSPPSDTGAVLVEVCCLLVLAVDNKAAAEELCLLLSQVFQIVYTESTIDFLDRAIFDGATTPTRHLSLYSDDSSSKVDVKEAFEAEGSPFPFQATMDTEGSSPSASTPASPQTKTASEGELSTTAAELLQDYMTTLRTKLSSQEIQQFATLLHEYRNGASIHEFCINLRQLYGDSRKFLLLGLRPFIPEKDSQHFENFLETIGVKDGRGIITDSFGRCRRTASSASDSTTNGNGAAGGSSDSAASDEGQDTSEGDEWDRMITDISNDIEALGCSMDQEAVTP
- the ccm2 gene encoding cerebral cavernous malformations protein 2 homolog isoform X1, producing MEDDVKKVKKPGIVSPFKRVFLKGEKGRDKKALEKSTERRALHTVSLSQPDHRIDPDILLNDYIEKEVKYLGQLTSVPGYLNPSSRTEVLQLIDNARKSHQLAGQLTTEQDAVVSLSAYNIKLVWRDGEDIILRVPIHDIAAVSYIRDDSLHLVVLKTAQECGGSPCPSSCPDLNKSQTLSPPSDTGAVLVEVCCLLVLAVDNKAAAEELCLLLSQVFQIVYTESTIDFLDRAIFDGATTPTRHLSLYSDDSSSKVDVKEAFEAEGSPFPFQATMDTEGSSPSASTPASPQTKTASEGELSTTAAELLQDYMTTLRTKLSSQEIQQFATLLHEYRNGASIHEFCINLRQLYGDSRKFLLLGLRPFIPEKDSQHFENFLETIGVKDGRGIITDSFGRCRRTASSASDSTTNGNGAAGGSSDSAASDEGQDTSEGDEWDRMITDISNDIEALGCSMDQEAVTP